From a region of the Salinispira pacifica genome:
- a CDS encoding Rpn family recombination-promoting nuclease/putative transposase, translated as MAERKPWDSAYKFLFSSKQVFHQFLTRFVEEDFVQGLAVDDVELVDKSFVSEELLDRESDIIYKVTLPGREVYVYVLLEFQSTPDKTIPVRMLLYILQLYDQLFRSSTKGLLPAVFPVLLYNGSLPWTVPFNISELIAPEIPQKYIPSFAYYPIIERDIPPEKLERIKGLVAAIIYLEQQEDDAALRRTIDKAISMIAEEKPEQLRQFSHWINRMFRGSLENRDIDKVNQLTEVKTMLTEVVDRIEQQGEQRGMEQKAREDARKMLERGFPIADISEITGLSEQEIKKL; from the coding sequence ATGGCAGAACGAAAGCCCTGGGACAGTGCATATAAATTTCTTTTCTCAAGCAAGCAGGTGTTTCATCAGTTTCTCACCCGCTTTGTTGAGGAGGATTTTGTGCAGGGCTTGGCTGTTGATGATGTTGAGCTGGTGGATAAAAGCTTTGTCAGCGAGGAGCTATTGGACCGGGAAAGTGATATTATCTATAAGGTAACCCTTCCCGGCCGTGAGGTCTATGTGTATGTGCTTCTGGAGTTCCAGTCCACTCCTGACAAGACCATTCCCGTGCGCATGCTGCTGTATATTCTGCAGCTGTACGACCAGTTGTTTCGAAGCAGTACAAAGGGGCTGCTGCCGGCAGTTTTTCCGGTTCTCCTGTACAACGGCAGCCTCCCCTGGACGGTGCCGTTCAATATCAGTGAATTGATTGCACCAGAGATTCCGCAGAAGTACATCCCAAGCTTTGCTTACTACCCGATTATTGAGCGTGATATCCCACCGGAAAAACTGGAGCGCATCAAGGGTCTGGTAGCAGCCATCATTTATCTGGAGCAGCAGGAGGATGATGCGGCATTGCGGCGGACAATAGACAAGGCAATCTCCATGATTGCCGAGGAGAAGCCTGAACAGCTGCGTCAATTCAGCCACTGGATCAACAGGATGTTCCGCGGATCCCTTGAGAACAGGGACATCGACAAGGTAAATCAGTTAACGGAGGTAAAAACGATGTTGACAGAAGTCGTAGACAGGATAGAACAGCAGGGAGAACAGCGCGGTATGGAGCAGAAAGCCCGGGAAGATGCACGCAAAATGCTGGAACGTGGTTTTCCGATAGCAGATATCTCAGAGATTACCGGCCTTTCCGAACAGGAAATTAAGAAGCTGTAA
- a CDS encoding HAD family hydrolase has product MKYRCILIDHDDTAVNSTPSVHHPAHVEQMKRLGREEQTRNLEDWFRLNYHPGIHHFLEKELALNEKDALLCYNVWREYTQSRVPPFFPGMLDLLSEVVRQGGVVAVVSHSEVDIIRRHYELQQDVPGFMPAEIFGWTGDPTKAKPHVYPVEEMIRRHALKPEEIIMIDDLKPGIEMSRRAGIASMGAGWSHAIPEIRKDISEMADYYFTSVEDAARWLLD; this is encoded by the coding sequence ATGAAATACCGATGCATATTAATTGATCATGATGATACCGCCGTGAACAGCACCCCCAGCGTGCATCATCCCGCCCACGTGGAGCAGATGAAGCGGTTGGGAAGGGAGGAGCAGACCCGGAACCTGGAGGACTGGTTCCGTCTGAACTACCATCCGGGCATTCACCATTTCCTGGAGAAGGAGCTGGCCTTGAACGAAAAAGATGCTCTGCTGTGCTACAACGTGTGGCGGGAATATACCCAAAGCCGCGTACCTCCCTTTTTTCCCGGTATGCTGGACCTTCTCAGTGAAGTGGTGCGCCAGGGAGGCGTCGTGGCAGTGGTTTCCCATTCGGAAGTGGATATAATCCGCCGCCATTATGAGCTGCAGCAGGATGTACCGGGCTTCATGCCCGCAGAAATTTTCGGGTGGACCGGCGATCCGACCAAGGCCAAACCCCATGTGTATCCGGTGGAAGAAATGATCCGCCGCCACGCTCTGAAACCGGAAGAGATCATCATGATCGACGATCTCAAGCCGGGCATTGAAATGTCCAGAAGGGCGGGAATCGCATCCATGGGTGCGGGGTGGAGTCATGCCATTCCGGAAATCCGGAAAGATATCAGCGAAATGGCAGACTATTATTTCACATCAGTGGAAGATGCGGCCCGGTGGCTTCTGGATTAA
- a CDS encoding alpha/beta hydrolase, with protein MQESPGRAPKLVELTTANPPGIDPRRVQLWVDDDWDNAPGRSLLIMHDGQNLFREQDAHYGIWGIVQAIRRLRSLKAIPPTAVVGVWNSGENRWLDYMPMIHPSESRQWQAVMAEHKALGELPRSTLYGDYIVSSVIPAALEHAGAGTGDCRIHTMGSSMGGLISLDLFIRYPEIFRGAGCLSTHWSAGGSRMIDYAKKGLSSWKGSDGRKLYFDFGSSGLDGDYEQYQNQLDGHLISRGITYGTDFLSHRFPGAEHSEGDWRMRLEVPLRFLLSS; from the coding sequence ATGCAGGAAAGTCCCGGCCGTGCACCAAAACTTGTAGAGCTCACCACCGCCAATCCCCCGGGCATCGATCCCCGGCGGGTACAGCTGTGGGTGGACGATGACTGGGATAATGCCCCGGGCCGCAGTCTTTTGATCATGCATGACGGGCAAAACCTATTCCGGGAACAGGATGCCCATTACGGCATCTGGGGAATCGTTCAGGCAATCCGCCGGCTCAGATCGCTGAAAGCCATCCCGCCCACAGCCGTAGTCGGAGTGTGGAACAGCGGGGAGAACCGCTGGCTGGATTACATGCCCATGATCCACCCCTCTGAAAGCCGCCAGTGGCAGGCGGTCATGGCCGAACATAAGGCCCTGGGTGAACTTCCGCGCTCCACGCTGTATGGCGACTATATTGTCAGCTCGGTGATCCCCGCAGCACTTGAGCATGCGGGTGCCGGAACAGGCGACTGCCGGATCCATACCATGGGCTCCAGCATGGGCGGTCTCATATCTCTGGACCTGTTCATCCGCTATCCTGAAATCTTTCGTGGAGCAGGCTGTCTGTCCACCCATTGGAGCGCAGGCGGCAGCCGAATGATTGACTATGCAAAAAAAGGCTTATCATCCTGGAAGGGAAGCGACGGCCGGAAGCTCTACTTTGATTTCGGAAGCAGCGGGCTGGACGGCGACTATGAGCAATATCAGAATCAGCTGGACGGCCATCTGATTTCCCGGGGAATAACATACGGAACCGATTTTCTCAGCCATCGCTTTCCCGGGGCGGAACACAGCGAAGGGGATTGGCGGATGCGCCTGGAAGTCCCGCTGCGGTTTCTCCTTTCCAGCTAA